From Woronichinia naegeliana WA131, the proteins below share one genomic window:
- a CDS encoding ISNCY family transposase, with the protein MGFLKAYEILRGNLLVAMDGTNYYSSEKVNCPCCSTKTSKQGKVTYFHQALLPVIVSPDHESVFSLPPEFITPQDGSEKQDCEQNAAKRWISNHASLFAGQKITLLGDDLYSRQPTCQHCLDHDFNFIFVCLPTSHPTLYEWLNYLEANGEVKTTQHRRWNGKYFEIWHCRYLNQIPLRDQQPALLVNWCELKIHRESDAQLLYHNSWITNHFLTPHIVLDVCRAGRTRWRTENENHNILKNRGYHLEHNFGHGKQHLASVLLTLNLLAFLLHTVLGLVDERYQRIRVQRGTRKGFFQDILSLTKYLFFESWHHLLDFMLDDSVSLAVSNSS; encoded by the coding sequence ATGGGATTCTTGAAAGCCTATGAAATATTGAGGGGAAATCTTCTAGTAGCAATGGATGGGACAAATTACTACAGTTCGGAAAAAGTAAATTGTCCATGCTGTTCAACCAAAACGTCAAAACAGGGAAAAGTCACCTACTTCCATCAGGCATTATTGCCCGTGATTGTTTCCCCAGACCATGAATCAGTTTTTTCCTTACCCCCTGAATTTATTACCCCTCAAGACGGGTCTGAAAAGCAAGATTGCGAGCAAAATGCGGCGAAACGTTGGATAAGTAACCATGCTAGTTTGTTTGCGGGACAGAAGATAACTCTGCTAGGGGATGACTTGTACAGTCGTCAGCCCACTTGTCAGCACTGTCTCGACCACGATTTCAACTTTATCTTCGTCTGTTTACCGACTTCTCATCCCACACTCTATGAATGGTTAAACTATTTAGAAGCTAATGGAGAAGTCAAAACCACTCAACACCGACGTTGGAATGGGAAGTATTTCGAGATTTGGCACTGCCGTTATCTCAATCAGATTCCCCTGCGAGACCAACAGCCTGCTTTGTTGGTTAACTGGTGTGAGCTAAAAATCCACCGCGAATCCGATGCTCAACTTCTTTATCACAATAGTTGGATTACCAATCATTTTCTCACCCCTCACATCGTTCTTGATGTCTGTCGTGCTGGACGGACTCGTTGGCGCACTGAGAACGAGAATCACAATATTCTCAAAAATCGAGGCTATCACTTAGAGCATAATTTTGGGCATGGTAAACAACACCTCGCCTCTGTTTTGCTTACCCTGAATTTGCTGGCTTTTCTCTTGCACACGGTTTTAGGTTTGGTTGATGAACGTTACCAGAGAATTCGCGTCCAACGCGGCACTCGTAAGGGATTCTTTCAAGATATTCTCTCTTTGACCAAATATCTGTTCTTTGAAAGCTGGCATCATCTTTTAGATTTTATGCTTGATGACTCAGTTTCTCTCGCTGTCTCGAATTCTTCCTAG